Within Citrus sinensis cultivar Valencia sweet orange chromosome 1, DVS_A1.0, whole genome shotgun sequence, the genomic segment attatagtCAATATCTAAATCGAAAAACTCACCCAAATCCCTAACTAATTGATCCAATTATCCAAAGTCTAAATTCCCAAAAACTCAGCTATTCAAGTCATCAAGTTGTCACCTCATGAGTAACGGCCAACCTCTACTGCACCTGCATGCTCATAGTATTTTTCAATTAGTTATTAACTTATacttttgtcaattttttattataaaataattaataattctctaatGTATTATTATCGCAGACAATATAATTCAGATACGATAATATATGAGTTTGAAGAATCAGTCAAAATTTCGTTGAtagtgtttttttatttacattgtactgttatagttttattattagttttttgcTTGTCTagtgtattttaataatttcatttgtatagaataatttttttgagaagtaattgaattttttttaaaaaatctaaccCACCCCAAAAAATAGTGCTAGCTTCGCCACTGTCTCTTGTCCCCttacccccccccccttctTTAAGATTTGGAATTCTGAGAGAGActatgagagaaaaaaaaaagtaggaGAAGATactaattcaaaaggaaaaatataattcgATACAGAGAGTAATgctaaaatttacaaaaatttggATCAAAGTCACGTGACACGTGATGATTGATCAGTAATTGATACTCTATAATTGTCATGTTGATGggtcaaaaggaaaaaaaaaaagaaaaggtctACTACAAtgttttttgttattgataacaattttaacatttttgttttgttgtatatgttattgattttttattgtttatattattggtaacaacttttttattgtgaaaaaaaaagtctagtgtttagggatggcaaaattcgAATTCGAAAATGGATTCGGATTAAACTTTTGATATTCGGATCCGCATATTTTTTTGCAGATCCGGATGCAGATAATATCCGCATGGATTGCGGGCGGATATTCTAGATATTCAGATCcgcataataataaatttaaatataattttaaattttataatttacataatgatattaaataaaattcaattataatttaagaatCAACAATTTAACATCAATTCAACATAAATAACATACAAAAACACCATAAATTcacaaacaataattttacaatataaatcaaacataaaaaaaaatctaaggtAAATCGATTTATTACAATAttctctaattattattattattattattattattattattattattattattattattattattattattaatgttttaacatattttttaaagttaatgaagATTATAGAGTTAATTATGcttatacatttaaataattaatttaatttatatatttttcaactgaaatttaattaaaaaaataaaaaaaatctaagctAAACCGATTCATTACAATattctctaattattttattattattattattattattattattatttaacatattttttaaagttaatgaagATTAGagatttaattatgcttatacatttaaataaataatttaatttatatatttttcaattgaaatttaattaaataaataatttaattataaaaaaaatgcggATCCAGATCCGCACGGATTGTGATTTTTAAGATCCGGATCTTTACGGATCCGGAGTTTATTGTCAACCCTACTAGTGTCGGATGCACAGTGTAGcatagcaaaagaaaaaacatgtAACAATTATCGATTTTTTAATCACTGACAtgtattacaaaattaaaagtcTACTCATATTTACATGACACATCTATTAAAACTATCTAAATTAAGTAAATCAACACAAtctaaatttcttcattttttattatattatactcttagatttgtattttttattgtaaaatttgtaaagggaaaatatccatCGTCCACCTGATTTTgtcaactttttcaaaaatacacaaatcctaatttttttggttgcgCTCCACCtgaacttataatttttttcacatttccaCCTCCGTCTACAAACCGTCAAGACGTTGCTGACGTCATAAGgctaaaatgataatttcactTGGGCTTaaaaaacgacgtcgtttaaGATCTGtaataagcaaaaaaaaaaaaaggaaaaggaggCATAGTGGTCCACCAGTACAGCAAGCAACGAAAACAACAATAGTTTATTCCCCACCACATGCACgaagaaacaacaaaatccCGCCATTTTCCTATAGTTTCCATGCATTTTCATCAACGAACCACGCTTaagtttcaaatattttgttaaatcgAAGATTCAGAGGCATTGATGAAAGTGGTGAGCTGTTACGAAGTCGCGACGTTTTGCTTTTTTAAGGGTTTGAAGCTACAATCAAgtgagttttgttttatttacttattttcagTTAATTTTTGACATGCAACAATGTGTTTGAAATAATGTCTGGTGATTGTTGTTAACACATTCATTCGCTGTTACTAGAAACCCTAGAATATAGATTAGTTTGATTTGTAACATATTTGTTGGGGGTAATGATAAATTGGGGAGTAATATGCGTTTTCGGCTGTTGAGATGCAAATTTATGAAAGATTATGCTACTATAGTTGAATGCATGTTTATCCCCTGCCTAGTTATGTATCTTTGTCTGTGgtttacatataaaatttgggggttttgaaaattttttgttggtgATGTATGGGTCATGGTTTTTAACCCCTGgctatatatgtatgtatatccCTCAGCCCCCCGAGGAAGATTTAGTTGTTGCATGTAAAATTAGAATGTTTAAAAAGCTAGCTACATGCATCCATATCCAGCTAGATGTTTGTTTACATGCATTTTCTTTAAGTTTCTGACctgtaatattaataatacattaatagGAAAATAGTAGAGTTACCAACAAAACTCAAGAACTGTAAACTAatgctgaatttttttttgggcattCAGGATGCAACAAGTAGAGTTAGTGATATCCTTTCAAGgcatgaaaaagaatttagggTTACTTCAACCTGACTGTACAATTGCGAAGATTAAGGATACTATTGTAAGCATTACGAGTCCATATGGGTTAGATTGTGCTTCAAAAGTCATGTTATATGTTACAAATCCAGAGAATCAGGCTAAGATTGCactggattcagattttgggCTAGACGTTTTGCTTAAAATTCATCAGGTTTTGGGTGTAAAGACTCTCACAGTTGAAGTTGCACCAGCACTGTACCCTCAGTTTCAAGATTCTGTCTTACTACATGCATTATTGACTAACCTAGGAGTTGTATTGCCTGATGAATTGATTAATCAGTTGAATAATCCTGTCAGCGAAAATGCCTCTGTTGGGGGAGAAGCTACTGCTAGAAAAGATGATGTTGTTGAGGGACAAGTTATTGTTGGGGGTGGTGAATCTGACGTAGATGCATTACTATCTGACTACTCGGACAGAAATGATTGCAGCGATGATGATGTTAATGCACAAGTCATGTAAGCTGAAGTTGATGGTGCTGCTGTAGGTACTCTTGTTGATGAGGACAATGAAGGCACAACTGAAACTGACATTGATTCTGATTCAGATGGTAGTTTATCTGGTGATAATAAGGAGGTAAAATGGGTTGTTGATTCTTCTTATGATGATATTGAGCTTGGGACTGTCAAATTGACCAATTACATACAACAACATGAGTATAAAGTGGGTGTTGATGGGAAAAATAGGCTAAAATTAAGACATGTGTTTAGAGATGTTGCTTATTTTAGAGAGATTTTGCATGAAGTGATGATTATGAAAGGGTTTGCCATTAAAACAGTTTACAGTGAGCCAAGAAGATTTGTGGGTACTTGTAAAGAGGCTGGCTGTCCGTGATATGTGGCTGGTCAAAAACTAAACGATGGAACTAGTTTTATATTGCGACAGTATAATAAGAAGCATGAGTTCAGACTTACCAACAAGACAGTGAAAGTGTCTTCTTCTTGGGTAgctagtaaaataaaaagtcagaTTGCCATTGACCCGAATGTGAAAATTGAtcttttgaagaattttatgCAAGAGACGTATGGTttgaagattgaaaatttgacaTTGTATCGGGCTAGAGCAAAGGCAAGAATGGAGGTTTTTGGGGATCATTTGAAGGGATATCAGAAACTGTTTGAGTATGCTGCAGCTATTCACAAAGCTGATCCGGGAGCAATATGTAAGGTGTTGTGTGATGGTGTTTCTATACCCGATAAGGTATTATTCCaaagattttttgtttcatttccaGCACAAAGAAATGCATTTCTTAATGGCTGTAGGCCTTTTATCGGGGTAGATGGATGTCACTTAAAGGGTAAATATGGGGGAGTACTGTTAGCTGCTATTGCCATGGATGGTAATAATGGGATTGTCCCATTGGCAATATGTGTTTGTGAGATTGAGAATACAAAGACATGGGGATGGTTTATGGAGCACTTGCATAGTTATCTAAAGGATGGGAGGCAGGTGACTTTTGTTAGTGGCAGACAAAAAGGGCTGATTAATGCAATTTCAAACACATGGCCTACTGCTTATCATAGGGCATGTTCTAGGCATGTGTATGCTAATTTTTCTAAGTCATTTGCTAGTGCACAGTTGAAACAATTGTTTTGGAAAGCTACTAAAAGCTATAACAAGCATGACTTTGAGGAGGCAATGGTAGAGATAAAAGCTGTAAAAGAGGCTGCATTTGAATGGCTGGAAAGAGAGCTAACTAGTTATAGTTGGTCGATGCACACATATGATAGAAATTGCATGGTAGACCGGACTGACAACAATGCGTCGGAGTGCTTCAACAGTTGGATATTACCTTACCGAGACATGCCTTGCTTGACAATGCTTGAAGAAATTAGATGTCGGCTTATGAAACGGTTTACAAAGAGGAGACATGAGGCAGCCACTTGGAAGAGACAACTGACACCTAAAGTTGTAAGAGAGTTGGacaaaaaaggaaagattGCACAAAAAATGATTGTACAAGCTTCTGGTGAGctgaattttcaagttattgatGCAGCTTATAGTCCACCTAGAAGGTTTGTGGTGAAGTTGGAGTCCAGAACATGTGATTGCGGTTATTGGGAAATTGCCGACCTCCCTTGTCAACATGCGATGGCTGCCATTGGATATGCAAGACATGCAATTGAGGAGTATGTTCCAGCATGGTTTGCTACAAAGACTTACCTCAACACATATTCAATGATGTTTAGCCCTCTTCCGGATCAATGTATGTGGGAGTGTACAAGAAGACCATTGATTGATCCACCAATTGTGCAGAAAAATGTTGGAAGGCCTAAAAAATCTAGGAAGAGAGCACAAAATGAGCCtaataaagagaaaagaaaagtctTTGTTATTTGCTCATTCTGTGGTGGCTCCAACCATAATCTGAGGTCCTGTCCATTAAGACCATCTGTTGCAAGGGCAAATAAAGCTAAAAATCATAACTCTCAGGTACGGACAATATactactattaatttttaatagtttattattatacatcATATGTAACTGttactatttattatatgCAGCCTATATATACTGTCATTAAATAACAAACATCATGTTTTGTAGGCATCAACTACCTCAATTTAGCCGTTAAATGCTTCACAACaagcaacaagaagaagaaaacaggTGCtgacttgttttattttatttttttgtggttgTCCAATTTGTTTTATGCGTAACATAAGATTCATTTATGCTTGAACATAGGCATCACAGACAACAACAGTAGCAAAATCAATTGATTCTGAAGTTGCTACATCACAGACAGCAAGaaaggtgtttttttttctgtttaagttctttttgttttttttttcttgtttaagtTCTTAAACTAACGTACAATATATTTAGATACCAAGTGGTCCATGACAAAGTTCCAATACTAGAGGGAGGAAAAGAAAGGCTCAAGTTGGCTCTGGAGATGCTGGAACAAGAGGTGAACAATCAAGTCAGGGACTTGTCACAATCTGAAAATCCATCTCAAGCTTCAAATGTGACAGGTTCTTTGTAATGATGAATGCGAACAAACTAAAAATGTTTAAACTTGCTATATCTGTTGTTATTTTGGAATATCGCTGGTTATTTTGGAATATTGCTGGCTATTTTGGAATATTGCTGGTTATTTTGGAATATTGCTGGTTATGGAAGTTAACTGTTACTTGGGCTGTATTTTCATGACatgtttaattgttatttttgctGTTTTTTGGATAATTAGATATGGTTGTATTTAAGCTCATTTTACTTGGGCTgtattttttatctattatggttgaagttatattatttacaatgtaTTTAAGTTGACTGGCTCTAGGACAAATGGAATATAAttaatctcattttattcatgCATATTTTGTAGGATATATTACATTTTAGTAAACACAATAGCACAGACAAATACTAGCATAATTATTATACATTTAAGCGTCCCTTCAATGACCTTTAgccttttctttatctttgcTACATCATCAGCGCGAAAGTGGACTGCATCCAGctctaaattttgattatCTGCTATCTGGTCACTATTGCTAGGGTATATGAGAGTTTCGGCTATAAACCATTGCCAAAACTTGCATTTATTGAACCTGCGTGACCAAAACATTGCATTATGATTTTGTGGTGTAATGGAAACCATAGCACATGCTTGCACACCACACCAGCAGTGAATTGGAGTGCATTTAACTTTTCTATGTTACTGTCCACTGGTTGCAGAACTTGAATTATAACTTGATgccattttttaattgattgtgtGGATGATGTGTTTGAAAGAATGAGACAATTGTTGGCTTGAATGTGTAGATGATGGGTTGTGTATGAGTAGGTTTATTTGAACAAATGATTGTCAGTTGTGACTTGTTTGTGAGCAGCTGTATATTTGCTTCAATGTGTAGATGATGGGTTGTGTATGAGTAGGTTTATTTGAGCAAATAATTGTCAAATGTGGCTGGTTTGTGAGCAGCTGTATATTTGCTTGAATCTGTAGATGATGGGTTGTGTATGAGTAGGTTTATTTGAACAAATGATTGTCAGCTGTGGTTGGTTTGTGAGCAGCTGTATATTTGCTTCAATGTGTAGATGATGAGTTGTATGAGTAggtttatttgaataaatgaTTCTCAGTTGTGGCTGGTTTGTGAGCAGCTGTATATTTGCTTGAATGGTAGAGCTTTCATGCATTGCATATGTAACGGTTCATGAgtttaaatactaaaaattgTAACCGTTGGGAGGCAACAGCTACAATACTCACAAAGCTAATATTTTGGTGTTTGTTTAgggtaaatatgtaattttctattttcaggGTTAAAAAGTAATTTGGACAAAATTCCGTTAGTTTTATTGACGGTTTGCAGACGGAGGtggaaatgtgaaaaaaattataagttcaGGTGGAGCgcaactaaaaaaattagaatttgtgtatttttgaaaaaatggaTAAAATCAGGTGGACGgttgatatttttctttttgtaaattataatgGGTAATTTAGTATCTGCACAACtaaatcaattcaatttaGAGGTATTTTagtcttttcaatttataacagCAACGTTGTTATACTTTAATGGCAAAAAGTAACAGAATAGGTGTACGGTAATAGttgtcaaaacaaaacaagtgGGTGGACAGTAAAATATGCTGAATGGTTAAAAATAACCCCCttttttttaggattttattaCGTTACATTGAATGTACCATACACAACCAATAAGAACCATACAATTATATGAATCTCATAATTTATGTAGTTCTTATGGATTGTATATGGTACATTCAATATAACATAAGAGCGccttttttttatcacttaTTCGCTTGCACCACAACTGGAATCCTGCAACAGTATTGTAGGCGTGGAGTGTGCTGTGTGGTTAGTTGAGCTCCATAGGCAGAAATTGAGAATTTTCAGAGGGACCCACAGTATTTTTGAGAGCACCAAAGCTTTTTCAATATTGAAaggcaataaaaaaaaggacaaatcCCCAGACCACAGTCAATTAGTCATCATATTTCCCTTCCAAAAACATGTTCTGTACTTCCCAGTCAGTGCTTCGAATCCTTTCCGCAGACGGGGACAACAATGGAAACTTTTCTAAACCAAACGTTAATCGCCGTCTTAATCTCTTCTCTGATCGCGATTAGATCCTACAGGAGAAAATCCCTCAACTTCTCCGGCGCAGTCTCCGGCTTTATTGTTATGACTGCCCACATCGCCGCTGGAAGCAGGTTCGTTTCCTTGCTTTTTGTTTCCTTctaatgttttttatttccaaattttCTTCCTTTAGTTATCAAAGTCTTTATCGGTTAATGGATTTTAGGATTAAAACTAATCTACACGTGCCTGTGATTGATCTGAAGATTCGGAGCTTTATTACttgtcttcttcttcacttcaTCCAAGCTTACTAAGGTTGGAGAGGAGAAGAAGCGACGCGTTGACGCTGACTTTAAGGAGGGTGGTCAAAGAAATTGGTAACTGCCTTTTTCACTTTTCGCCTTGCTTTCTTTCCTTCATCTTGCGGCAttgaaatttagaattttaagttgtttatagTACATTTCTTTGTAGTAAATAAAAGGACTTAGCTTCCGTTTGGGGCAGCTGCTCCCCGCGTTTTATTATAGGGGATATTCCCCTAAAATATAGGGTGGGGAGCAACTGCGCTGCCTTAGGCCCCCGCCTACAACTGCTGCCGTGGGAAAAAGTTTGTGATTACAAAGAAAAGTTAATAGTcagataataattttgacaaaaaatggTAAAGgtattataagtttttcatcatacaatcAGAGGATCAAATCAACTTAGCTTCTAAATTTTAGTTACtaatgtttaccaaacactttattGTGATAGCTTTTAAACTATAGCTGCCCATCCTCGATACCAAATAGTGTCTAAGTGTTTAGATTTGTTTTCTAATGGGGAATTCGTGGTTTGTTATTTTCAGGATACAAGTGCTATCCAATAGTGGTATTGCAGCAGTTCTAGTTGTGATAGTTTGGAAGTTGACTGGACAGCAGGACAAGTGTTTGGACTCAAAAGAGTTGCCTCTTGTGACGTCTCTCATTGGCGGTATTTTAGGCCACTACTGCTGCTGCAATGGGGACACTTGGTCTTCCGAGCTTGGGGTACTTAGTGATGAGCAGCCTCGATTAATCACAACTTTTAAGGTTGATATTCTCTTACTTTTTGAGTACTTGTTCAACTCACTGATAGTTTGCATCGCATTCCTATGACATATTCCATTGCATTCTTCCATTTCCTTTCACTCTGCTGAAAGTTGAAGAGCATTAGTTTATTAATGTTTCTGTGTCTTCTCGTAGCATGAGGAAGCTTGACGCTCTGTTATTCTTCTTGTTAAAGGGGATCTGCATGTACCactctcttatttttaaaagttccATTCTAAAAGTTCTTTTGTCATCTGTATGATGCTATTATGCTAATGCTTAAACATGGGGTTTTTGCTGCGCTGCATGCCAGATCATAACTTTAGCTGACTTGCATCTAGGGCTGGATGATCAGTGAAtccttgttaattattatcaatttctGCTCTTTGTGTTCTTTCAAGGCCTAGTCTCtcttaataaatcattattcaCCATTTCTCTCATTGATCAAGTGTATATCTGTCCTGAGtcaatattttcaatatttgctGTGCTATATTGGAAATTTGGAATTTGATTTTCGAGATTCGTAAGTCTTCAATTAGTAATCATGaccaaaaatatttgatgtgCTCTAGTTAAATTTCAGAAGTTGTGAATATAAATCTAATCTGTTTCCTACATGGTTTTCAGCCTGTTCGGAGGGGCACAAATGGTGGTGTAACAAAAGCAGGACTCCTGGCAGCTGTGGCGGCTGGCAGTGTCATTGGACTGACATTTGTTCTCTTTGGATTTTTCACTGCAACATGCACTCGTGATATAGCTCTTAAGCAGTTATTGGTGATACCTATCTCTGCAATAGCAGGATTATGCGGAAGTCTCATAGATTCTCTGTTAGGAGCAACACTGCAATTCAGTGGATTCTGCAGTGTCCGCAACAAGGTAAATGTCTTGTAAAATCTAGATTAGCATGAGCTTTCTGTGAATGGCATACATCATCATAACTTGTGCATACTGCTACATTTTAGGGCTAATTTGGTAATGCTAtagcttttaaaatagttGCCGTTAGCTGTGCTGATAATTAATTGTGGAGAGAATCAATTAAaagtttggtaaaatttatttttaaaagtattgtAAGTTTTAAAAGTAGTCTTGTATGTTTGTAAATcttactattaaattattgtaagatTGTAAATACCTGAATTGatataatgttgaataaaatttatttacatatttataaacatgtatataaaatattttttattgtgcatatataataattgataactaaaataaatattttatgatattaattttttatttttgtatggAATTTTATTAcgtatgaaattgattttcgAACTCAAATATTGAAAAGTTACGTgttccttatattttaaaatctgcAGTACGAAAAGTAGTTTCTAGGAAAATCTACCATacactaaaattaactttaaactttTCAAAGACACCTTTAGAGTCTTCCAAAAACACTGGCCTGAGTGTCTTTGCAAATTCTAAGCTAAGCTTGAGCATCTCTAATCGCTGATGCAGGTTGTCGGGAAGCCTGGACCAACGGTGAAGAAGATTTCTGGTCTTACTATTCTAGACAACAATGCTGTGAATCTGGTATCAATTTTGCTGACAAGTTTGCTGACTTCTATTGCCTGCAAGTACATTTTTTGAAGCCATAACCGGAACTGAAGTAGCCGGAATATGGGACCGAACCAAAACAGCTCAGATTTTGCGTTGCTGTAATAAACTGTAAATCTGTGCATTTTTACGTATGAATCTAAAATCATTGGATCTGACCTAATAAAATACGTGTCCGTATGGCTTTTTCAGAAGatcaataagaaaaacaatacTGCGGTTATGAATAATCACTCACATGGTATGAAGGCTGTTAATGCCTAGTATGTTTTACTCATTCAGCAAGTGAAAGCCAGATTTGTAAAACCACCGACGCAGCAAATCAAATAGGGACACAGTTCAGAATCAGTGAAGACTCTTTATAACATAACAATTTATTTACTCATGGAAAGCCACACTCTTTCCGACAAAAGAGAAACAACAGACTGATTACCACAGCTAGTGACGGAGTCTACTATGTGTATATTACATCTTCATCTATCATCAGACGATCCATCGATGATGCTTTGATTCAAGGGCAGCAACAGCACAGCATTTCCAAGCAACACTCGCAGGTCTCAAAGCAGCAGAAACAGCAGCACAACGCGAACACACTGCAGTTCATAATAATacccaaataataatagtgataACACTAaggtgatattttttttttgtctgaaatctgaatagatttgaattagtctgaattctgaatagatctgaatgtctgaatctgaattatatgtttgtttttttatctgaatctaaaaaaataagtattaagttttttttttttaactgaaaaagctgaaaatatatacttttacatttgtatccttattaaatttgaatgtcaaataaataatatattaaataccacaatattttaacatttataagtaaaactatattcaagtgaatacataattattttagaattttaatatataaaataccataaatttcaaattttgtcgtatataatataagaaagaaaaaacatgaatatttttatgtggggtaaatgtctatgggtgagttttgggatagacatgaaaaataaattataaaacatggatatttttgacattagtaagtaattgacttaattcaaatttctccattaagtaaaaagttaaaaaaattagcttattttattaagtcaaaattatctaaaaagtctcattaagttataaaaacaaacacctctaattaacttaattaattaagttaagtcactttaagttattaagttaaaaaataaacgccACCTAAAGTTCCTGTATATTACTTAATAACTgctattgaaaatatataaaaaaacaaaagtaattaaataatttaagcaTTAAAATAGTGAGAAATAAGATGACACAGTTCCACAATCATCTAATTCATATCTTCtgtcaaaaattaaacataataagGGGAAAAAGAACAAAGGCTAcgtgtaataattaaagcgaGGAGTAAGTGAAAAAGAATTGAGACAAACCAAGCGTAAAGGCAGCCTCTTTCTTCATGGCGCCTGCGAACGTGATCATAGTATGTGGATGGGTATGTCATTTCTTGATAACCCGATGGTGGCGGTGGTGCGTACATTATGATTGTGGGTATgatctctctctgtctctctgtCCCCTAAAATTACAAGGATTAAGCAGATAATTAAGCAAAAGATAATATTCTCTCCATATATAAAGAGCATGACATGATGGTGTGATGGCTCaaagtaaagagaaaaaagtgTGGGATATTTTTCACTA encodes:
- the LOC102630440 gene encoding protein PGR: METFLNQTLIAVLISSLIAIRSYRRKSLNFSGAVSGFIVMTAHIAAGSRFGALLLVFFFTSSKLTKVGEEKKRRVDADFKEGGQRNWIQVLSNSGIAAVLVVIVWKLTGQQDKCLDSKELPLVTSLIGGILGHYCCCNGDTWSSELGVLSDEQPRLITTFKPVRRGTNGGVTKAGLLAAVAAGSVIGLTFVLFGFFTATCTRDIALKQLLVIPISAIAGLCGSLIDSLLGATLQFSGFCSVRNKVVGKPGPTVKKISGLTILDNNAVNLVSILLTSLLTSIACKYIF